The sequence CAGTCACACCTCTGGCTACCAGTCACAGCTCTGGCTACCAGTCACATCTCTGGCTACCAGTCACAGCTCTGGCTACCAGTCACATCTCTGGCTACCAGTCACATCTCTGGCTACCAGTCACAGCTCTGGCTACCAGTCACATCTCTGGCTACCAGTCACAGCTCTGGCTACCAGTCACATCTCTGGCTACCAGTCACAGCTCTGGCTACCATTCACATCTCTGGCTACCAGTCACAGCTCTGGCTACCAGTCACAgctctggagagagaaagagagagagagaaagagcgagagagagagagagagagagagagagagagagagagagagagagagagagagagagagagagagagagacgatttCACAACAGTTCATCACAAGGCCTGGCTttgttcacatacacacacagtctagCAGTGATGAAAGGCAGCCTTGAGAAAGATACAGAAACATGTAAAACAACTAAGGCCAAGCTATTACGTTTCACAAGCTAAAGCCAAAAAGCCCAAGCACAGGGATTCAATTCAGTAGCCGAACCCACATGTTGAAGGATTTTCTCCAAACAGGAAATGAGGGAAAGCGAAATACATTGTAAATGTATGAAGTCTCTAAAGTCTGAGAGAAATATGTTCCCTGAAAACATCCCTTTGTACTCAAGGCAGTTTTAGCCTTGCTAGATGCTCAAATGTGTTTTCTGTGATAGGCAAATTGTAAAAGTAACGATTTATATCAATTTAAGTCAGCATAAGGCCTACATGCCATATCTAATATTGCAGATTAGTGCAGAACAGGCTTGAGGCAGGACAATTCAAACAAACAGCATTTATTAGAAACCAGGGGTTTGGCTTCCCTGTAAAAGCCTTCCTTGTAAAAGCCTTCATTGTAAAGGCCTTGTGCTTTAACTTTACCCttctgtctccttcctagggaGGGGATACCACAACCTCAAAACAAGATGGCCGCCCAATGCAAGAACTTCCTGCTCTTCTTGACCAGGCTAGGACTACTCCTGGGTCTGGCTAACCCTCTGGTGACCTCCGCCTCCTGCCCCTCGTCCTGCCGGTGTGATGGGACCTTCATCTACTGTAATGACCGAGGCCTCACCTCTATCCCTACCGGCATTCCGCTGGATGCTACTATTCTCTTCCTCCAAAACAACAGGATCAAGAGCGCCGGCATCCCCACCGATCTGAAGAGGCTAAGCAACGTTGAGAAAATCTATCTGTACTGCAATAATCTGGATGAGTTCCCCCAGAACCTGCCGAAAGGGGTCAAAGAGCTGCATCTACAGGAGAATAATATCCGCATGATTACGCATGCGTCGCTGGGTCAGATCCCGGTGATTGAGGAGCTACACCTGGATGATAACTCCGTCTCGGCGGTTAGCATCGAGGAAGGAGCGTTCAGGGACAGCAACCACCTGAGACTACTCTTTCTCTCCAGGAACCATCTGAGCACCATCCCGTCTGGCCTTCCGCAGACCATCGAGGAGCTGCGCTTCGACGACAACCGCATCTCGTCAATATCAGAGGCATCCCTGCAGGACCTGATCAATCTAAAGAGACTCGTCCTGGACGGGAACCTGCTCAACAACCGAGGCATCGGCGAGATGGCCTTCATCAACCTGATTAATCTCACCGAGCTCTCCCTGGTGAGAAACACCCTAACGTCGCCACCGGCTAACTTACCAGGAACCAGTTTGGAGAAACTGCAGCTCCAAGACAACCACATAAACCGGGTACCGGCCGGGGCCTTCGCTTTCCTCAGGCAGCTGTATCGGTTGGATCTATCAGGCAACAACCTGAGCAGTCTGCCTCACGGAGTGTTCGAAGACCTGGATAACCTCACGCAGCTCCTACTCCGTAACAACCCGTGGCAGTGTACTTGCCGGATGAAGTGGGTGAGAGATTGGTTAAGGTCGCTGCCGACAAAAGTCAACGTCAGAGGGTTTATGTGCCAGGGACCAGACAAGGTCAAGGGCATGGCTATTAAGGATTTGTCCATGGACTTGTTTGACTGTGGAGGATCTGACTTGGGCAGGGGCCAGGGGGACCCTACCGAGACCAGCACTGTCTCTAACACCTTATTGCCCTCACAACCCCAATGGCCCTCCTTTGTGACCAAAAGACCAGTGGTGAGAATGCCTGACCGGAATAAGAACTACCGCAGTACTACGACACCGTCAGGAAGAAAGATCATCAGGATCAGTGTGAAGTCGAGCAGTGCAGAGACAGTGCACATCTCCTGGAGAGTTTCTGTACCCTTGACTGCCATGAGGCTCAGCTGGTTAAAACTGGGCCACAACCCTTCGTTCGGTTCCATCACGGAGACTATCGTACAGGGCGAGAAGAAGGAGTACCTCCTAACAGCTCTAGAACCGGAATCCTCGTACAGGATATGCATGGTTCCCATGGAGACCAGTAACATTTACTTGACGGACGAGACACCAGTTTgcatagagacagagaccagtTCTCTGAAGGCTTACAAACCCACCACCACACTGAACCGCGAGCAGGAAAAGGAGCCTTACAACAATTCCAGTCTGCCTTTAGCCGCGATCATCGGAGGGGCCGTGGCTCTGTTGGCAATAATAATGCTGGCGTTTGTGTGCTGGTACGTGCACAGGAACAGTTCACTGTTTTCCAGGAATTGCACCTACAACAAGGGCCGTCGGAGGAAGGACGATTACGCCGAGGCGGGGACGAAAAAGGATACCTCGATCTTGGAGATACGAGAGGCCTCTTTTCAGATGATCCCTATACACCCCGTGCCCGTGTCCAAAGAGGAGTTTGTGATACATACGATTTTCCCTCCGAACGGATTGAGTCTGTACAAAAGCCCACACAGCGAGACCAGTATTAGCAACAGGAGCTACAGAGACAGCGGAATACCTGATTCAGACCACTCCCATTCATGATATTGATAACGCGGGACATTTCCTTATAAATGAGTGCGTTTGTTGATGACATGAAACTAAAGTGGCTAAAAGACTTTGTTATAATACACTGGATCTACAAGACTGAGTGGGGAATCAATGTTCTTCTGTACATTTGCCCATATAATTTATATTTAAGGACATTTTATGACAAAGAGGAGAAGAAATGTGGTTCACATTGCAGATAGTAGGGCCCTCACTGAGCCGCAGGTCAGTGTATATTGTAACTAAAACTGCAATTCTATATTTTAGGGGTTGGTAGTAATTTGTACTGTATTTTTTTTTGGCTTACGGTTACCCTAACAACCAACTATAAAAAAAACAACTCTGTTCCACTGAGATATAATGACTTGTCAACTGTGAAAGTGGGTTTTCATTGCTGTGTTGAACAATCAGACTTTAGAGAACCTTGTAGAATAAAGCACAGGTCATTCTTTACACTCGTTTTGTGAATGTTCGGTAAAAaccaaaaggcaaaaaaaataaaaaaaatgacatgATGATCGAAACTAGGGCCCAGCTCATTAACTGAGAAGAACCAGGGCGAAGCCGCTAGACAGTCGTTCTCTGAAGAGAGACAAGCAGAGAGCAGTCTTCTACATGTATCTGACTATCTCTGGAAGCATGACTAGATATGGAGCTGTCCTGCTTTACTTCTCTGCTTGTCTCTCCTCAGAGAACGTTTACTTCTCTGCTTGTCTCTCCTCAGAGAACGTTTAGTTCctctgtttgtctctcctcaGAGAATGTTTACTTCTCTGCTTGTCTCTCCTCAGAGAACGTTTAGTTCCTCTGTTTGgaaaaaacacagaaacacagagagagtcgATCGCAACAGACGCCCAGGCGGGCGcggctcctgtgtgtgtgtgtgtgtgtgtgtgtgtgtgtgtgtgtgtgtgtgtgtgtgtgtgtgtgtgtgtgtgtgtgtgtgtgtgtgtgtgtgtgtgcgtgcgtctgatGTGTGTCAGGCAGGCCACAGCACAGGGCAGATGAAGCACACAGACCTTTAGGACAATTACCCAGGATGAGATTAACCCATGCAGGGTGGCCAGGCTGACAAACAGAGATGACATAAAGAACCCCAACTATATCTATTTGTTCTAGCCAACAAAAAAGGCTAAACTACAATGGATGACATTCTCCAGTACCCTGTACCATACGTCATCTAAACGTTGCCCTCAAACATAGCTTAGATATAAACCGGTCCGTGAAAAAGGTTCTATAAATAAACAACACATTGGCTTTCTTTTGAATACAAACTGAGCATCACCGATTTCCTTGTTTATGAttagttcccccccccccagattgACTACTTCTATGTTGCCACAATTTCAAAGTTGAATTGTTCTTTATAAAGTAGATTTGTTCTTTACAAAGTTGAATTGTTCTTTATAAAGTAGATTTGTTCTTTACAAAGTTGAATTGTTCTTTACAAAGTTGCTCAGGGATTCTTGAAACAATTGTCCTGTCTTTCGAGAATCCCTGAACTGAAAACCAAAGTGCGTTGAATGCCCTTTGGCCAGTCGTGTATGTGCCTTGATCCAATGCTTATTGTATTTAGCTTTCTAAGAAATCACTGACTTTTTTTGGGTCATTCACACTTGAATATGAGAAAATATTGCAGAATAAAAGCGGATAAAAATATCAAAGACTGGTCTCTCTTACCTGAAACACTAACAAGACATTTCAAAATTACAATTTGGGCCACATTCTCAATTTGAATAACAGAAATGTGTGGGGGGCACAgcttagttgaggtaattgaagCACAGGaagaataaaaaatgtatgaaatgaaatgtatgcattcactactgtaagtcgctctggataagagtgtctgctaaatgactaaaatgtaaaatgtaaatgtaagtaatatgtacatgtaggtaggggtaaagtgactatgcatagataataaacagagagcaaATAGTCTGcagcaaatagtccgggtagccatttgattagctgttttaggagtcttatggtttgggggtagaagctgttaagaagccttttggacctagacttggcgctccggcacCACATGCCATGCGGtgcgaacagtctatgactagggtggctggagtctttggcaatttttagggccttcctctgacaccgcctggtatagaggtccaggatggcaggaggcttggccccagtgatgtactgggccgtacgcactaccctctgtagtgctttgcggtcagaggccgagcagttgccataccaggtggtgatgcaaccatcgagaacattttgaggatctgaggacccgtgccaaatcttttcagtctcctgaggaggaataggcgttgtcgtgccctcttcacgactgtcttggtgtgtttggaccatgatagtttgttggtgatgtggactccaaggaacttgaagctctcaacttgctccactacagccccatcaatgagaatgggggtgagctcggccctccttttccaatagtccacaatcatctcctttgtcttgatcacgttgagggagagcttgttatcctggcaccacactgtcaggtctctgacctcctccctatagggtcTCATCAttttcggtgatcaggtctaccactcttgtgtcgtctgcaaacttaatgatggtgttggagtcgtgcttagccacgcagtcatgggtgaacagggagtacaggaggggactgagcacgcactcctgaggggcccttgtgttgaggatcagcatggcagatgtgttgttacctaccctcaccacctgggggggcggcccatcaggaagtccaggatccagttacagagggaggtgtttagtcccagggtctttagcttagtgatgagctttgagggcactatggtgttgaacactgagctgtagtcaatgaatagaattctcacataggtgttccttttgtccaggtgggaaagggcagtgtggagtgcaatagatattGAGTCAtttgtggatcttttggggcggtatgcaaattgtactgggtctagggtttctgggatgatggtgttgatgtgagccatgaccagcctttcaaagcaagtcatggctacagacgtgagtgctacgggacggtagtcatttaggcaggttaccttggtgttcttgggaccagggactatggtggtccgcttgaaacatgttggtattacagactcagacagggagagattgaacatgtcagtgaagacacttgccagttggtcagcgcatgctcggagtacacgtcctggtaatccgtctggccctgcggccttgtgaatgttgacctgtttcaaggtcttactcacatcgtctacggaaagcgtgatcacacagtcgtccggaacagctggtgctcatcTGCTTGAGGCTGGGGTTGGTCGTATGTGTGTGGAGAAGCCACAGTGTGTGATTTATATCTAATGATGTGGTGAGATCTGGGCTCTCTCTGGGGGTTGATCAGCCTCCCAGGctcacagtgtgtatgtgtgtgtgtgtgtgtgtgtgtgtgtgtgtgtgtgtgtgtgtgtgtgtgtgtgtgtgtgtgtgtgtgtgtgtgtgtgtgtgtgtgtgtgtgtgtgtgtgtgtgtgtctgactgcctacagtgtgtgtgtgtgtgtgtgtgtgtgtgtgtgtgtgtgtgtgtgtgtgtgtgtgtgtgtgtgtgtgtaatctaaTGAAGTGCCACTGTATAGAGGGAGTGTAGCTTCAGTCACTACACACCACAGGGATGAGCCGCCATACAGAGGGAGTGTAGCTTCAGTCACTACACaccacagggctgagtggagATGAATAGAGACAGAAATGACATTAACAACAGGGCTGCTGCTCATTCAGTCAGGGGCCTCCTCACAAATACAGATATACACTCAAGTTCCCAGtttcacgaaaatggttcgctcctacagacagtgaatGAGGTGGACGTGACTTggtatataaagcaggcagacaggcatcgaggcattcagttactgttcgattgaacgttagaatgggcaaaacgagtgacctaagccaCTTTGAGCTGGGTATGATCgtaggtgccaggcgcgccggttccagtatctcagataCGTACGACAATGTCTAAGGgttcgttgatgagaggtcgaacggtggtgtgcagaacggcatctcggagtACAAATCTCGGAGTTCTTtgtagcagacgaccacacctggttctcagctaaaaacaagaagaagaagaagaagaaacggCTCGAGTGGGCACACCATCACCAACACcggacaactgaggagtggaaaaacatcgcctggtccgacaaatcccacttcctgttgtgtcatgctgatggcagagtcaggatttggcgtaaacaGCACGTGTCCTGGTTTCAACGGTACAGGCATGTGTCGGTGGTGTAATAGTGTGGAGGATGTTCGCCTGGCACACGGTAGTTCATTTGATACCATTTGAGAAACGTTTACATGCCCtgatgaattcaggctgttcaGGAGGCAAAGGAGGGTCCGACCCGGTAaactaataaactggccactgggTGTATATGACACACTCATACACTAATATATATGTACTCATAAACGAATATATATGTACTCATAAACGAATATATATGTACTCATAAACGAATATATATGTACTCATAAACTAAAATATATGTACTCATAAACGAATATATATGTACTCATAAACTAAAATATATGTACTAATAAACTAAAATATATGTACTCATAAACGAATATATATGTACTCATAAACTAAAATATATGTACTCATAAACTAATATATATGTACTCATAAACTAAAATATATATACTCATAAACTAATATATATGTACTCATACACTAAAATATATGTACTCATAAACTAAAATATATGTACTCATAAACTAAAATATATGTACTCATAAACTAAAATATATGTACTCATAAACTAATATATATGTACTCATGAACTAAAATATATGTACTCATAAACTAAAATATATGTACTCATAAACTAAAATATATGTACTCATAAACTAAAATATAT is a genomic window of Salmo trutta chromosome 10, fSalTru1.1, whole genome shotgun sequence containing:
- the LOC115201726 gene encoding leucine-rich repeat transmembrane protein FLRT3-like, producing the protein MAAQCKNFLLFLTRLGLLLGLANPLVTSASCPSSCRCDGTFIYCNDRGLTSIPTGIPLDATILFLQNNRIKSAGIPTDLKRLSNVEKIYLYCNNLDEFPQNLPKGVKELHLQENNIRMITHASLGQIPVIEELHLDDNSVSAVSIEEGAFRDSNHLRLLFLSRNHLSTIPSGLPQTIEELRFDDNRISSISEASLQDLINLKRLVLDGNLLNNRGIGEMAFINLINLTELSLVRNTLTSPPANLPGTSLEKLQLQDNHINRVPAGAFAFLRQLYRLDLSGNNLSSLPHGVFEDLDNLTQLLLRNNPWQCTCRMKWVRDWLRSLPTKVNVRGFMCQGPDKVKGMAIKDLSMDLFDCGGSDLGRGQGDPTETSTVSNTLLPSQPQWPSFVTKRPVVRMPDRNKNYRSTTTPSGRKIIRISVKSSSAETVHISWRVSVPLTAMRLSWLKLGHNPSFGSITETIVQGEKKEYLLTALEPESSYRICMVPMETSNIYLTDETPVCIETETSSLKAYKPTTTLNREQEKEPYNNSSLPLAAIIGGAVALLAIIMLAFVCWYVHRNSSLFSRNCTYNKGRRRKDDYAEAGTKKDTSILEIREASFQMIPIHPVPVSKEEFVIHTIFPPNGLSLYKSPHSETSISNRSYRDSGIPDSDHSHS